The DNA window CCGCTCATTGGTCTTGACTCTCTAACGCTTGCTATGACAGCGCCTGGTGTCGTAGTGTCGCCCAACGGCAACATCAACCAGAACGGGACGCTCGTCTTTACAGTGAACGGCCAGAGGCCGCGCGGCAACAACTTTTTGATAGATGGCGTCGAGAATAACGACATCTCTGTGACCGGCCCGGCGTACACGATCACGAATCCGGATGCTGTCGAAGAAGTCAACGTGCAAACCTCGAACTTCACCGCCGAGTTTGGACGCGCCGGAGGCGGGATCATCAATCAAATTACCAAATCGGGAACTAATTCCCTGCATGGAACTGCGGCGTACGCTTATACCGGCAACGTCTTCAAAGCACTGAATTACAACCAGAAAATTGGTGGTATCACGCGGCCCCCGCGAGACGTCCACAATATTCCGTGGTTCAGTATTGGTGGCCCGGTTGTGTTTCCCCATTTGTACAACGGAAAGAGCAAGACGTTTTTCTTCGCCGCCGCTCAATGGGACCGCGAGTTCGGCAAGGCCACAACCAACATCCGCATCCCCACCGATAACGGCGTTGCTGCGCTTACTCCTCTTGCCGCCACGTGCCCGAATGTAGCGCTTTATCTAAAAGCCCTGGGTTCGGTGCGCGGCGCTACATCGCTTTCCAACATCCTCATTCAGTCTCCCAGCGCCACCGGTTCCTGCAATGGCTCGGCTCGCACGGGCCAGTCAGTCGAAACTGGCCTGTTCGTTCGCGTGGCTTCCGCTGCCATTCCGGACAACAACCATCAGATTCGAGTCGACCACATAGCCTCAGACAGACAGTCGCTGAGCTTCCGCTGGCTCTACGACAGCAACACGAATGATCCTGGATTCAACACGAACGGTGTAGTCGGCGTGCTGCCAGGCTTTGACAACAGCTTCACCGGCAAGACGCTCGGCGGAACCTTCAGCGACACTTACACGTTTAGTCCGACCGTGACGAACGAATTTCGTTTCAACTACGGTCGCATAGGGTTCAATTTTCCTCCGGCCTCGACAGACGCTTTTCACAACACTCTGCAAAGCTATGCCATTAGCGGCATTGCCGGCTTCGGCCTCGCCACTAATATCCCGCAGTTCCGTTTCGCCAATAACTGGCAGTATGCCGACGCGGTAACCATGGTTCGCGGGAAGCACAGCTTCAAGGTTGGTGGCGACTTCCTCCGACAGCTCGCCCGCCAGCATCCACCGTTCAACGAACGCGGCTCGCTCACTTTCGGATCCAGCACCGGAGCCACGGCCTTCGCCAATTACATCGACGATTTCGGAGGCAGCAGCGGCAGCCTGAATCGGCTCTTTGGCAATTCCGTCTATTATCCCAACCTGTTTCGGCAGTCGTATTTCTTCCAGGACTCGTGGAAAGTAACCCAAGACCTGACTCTAAACCTGGGGCTGCGCTACGAGAACTACGGAACTCCGGCGAACATCTTCACGATCGCGGCGTTTACGAATTATGATCCGGTGAATTTTGCGACTCCTCACAAGGTGGATCCGGACAACAACAACTTTGCTCCGACCGTCGGTTTCGCCTGGAGCCCGAGTAACCGGTTGTTTGGAGAGCACAAAACCGTAATTCGTGGCGGCTTCCAGACGACTTACGATTCGCAGTTCAACAACCTGCTGTCAAACATCGCGGGATCAACGCCGAATGCGATTGGAGGAACGATCACTTCATCGACCACCGGTCGAGGAACTCCTAACTTCAGCGGTCTGTTCTCTGGCATTCAGCCAACACCGCTGACGAAAGCTACGGCTCAGTCCAATCTGTTCCCCCAAAAACTGGTGAACCCATATACCGATCGCTGGTCACTGGGCGTGCAGCGCGAGCTGCCGGCGGGCCTGATCCTGGACGTTTCCTACGTAGGATCGATCTCCAAAAAGCAGTACCGGACGATCGATGTGAACCCTGTAGTGAATACGGCCACGGGCGACCGCTTGCATCCGGAGTTGCAGATTACAGCTCCCACATCCGCAGCCAATATTGCTATCCGCCGAGGCGAAGGCATACGTACCATACGAGCCTCGTCGGCGAACGGCAATTACAACGGACTGCAGACCCAGGTGCGTCGTAACTTTTCTTCGACTCCGCTTGGCAACTTCCTGCTGAGTGCAAACTACACTTACGGTCATTCGCTCGACGAGATCAGCGACGTCTTCAATCAGCTGTCGAACGCGAGCTCGTTCCAGTCGGTCTCTGAAGTTCTGGGCGTGAGCCCGCGGATCGACTATGCCGACTCCGACTTCGACTTCCGCCACAGCTCAGTGATCAGTTGGGTATGGGATCTTCGCGGTCCGAAGACGGGCGTGCTCGGACAGATTCTCGGTGGCTGGACTCTCGCAGGTATTGAACGCTTCGAAAGCGGATTTCCCTACACGGTGCACAACGGTACTGATCGCAATAATGATGGTCAGGCTGGTCCCGACCGGCCAGACATCGGCAATTTGTCCGCTCCGCTCAACACGCGAGCGGTCATCAACGCCGCCTGCGCTACGGGCTATGCCAATCCTGATGCGGGCAACGCTTGCGTAGCAGCAAGCGCGGTGCACTTCATTGAGGGCCTCGGCCTACCCACGGGGAATACAGTTCGTCGCAATTCGGTGCACGGCAAGGGTCTTGACAGGCTCGACTTGAACATCCGTAAGGCATTCCCGATTACGGAGCGATTCAAGCTGCAGTATGCCGTCGAAATGCTCAATGCGATGAACACCGTGAACTTAACGAGCGTGCCAAACCGGACGGTGAACGGCTCCAGCGCAGGCACTTTCCTAGACGTTACGCAATTGAACTCCACTGGACGTTCCATGCGTATGTCGTTGAGGCTCGCCTGGTAGTCGCTTTATGTTTGAGGCCAGCCGGAAGCCGGCTGGCCTTCTTTTTGCTCATTCCACTTCCGTTGCAAAACAAGCGCCGCCAGGTAAGGAACGGAGCGCCGGGCGCCCTTGCCCGGCGAACTGCTTAGGACGCGAGTTCTCCAAGGTTTCGTTCCTTGCGGCACCACGCCGGGCGTGGGCGCCCGGCGCTCCGTTCTGTTGATCGCACTTCAGGAATAGAACTCGGCCACGGCGTTCACTACAGTCCGCAGTTCGTCATCTCTAAGCTCAGCGAACATCGGCAATGCGAGGACTTCGCGGGCGGCAGCCTCGGCAACCGGGAGTGAGCCTTCTCCATATCCGAGATAGTCAAAGCACTTCTGTCGGTGGAGAGGCACGGGATAGAAGACCTCCGAACCGATTCCGCGATCTATCAGAAACTTGCGAAGCTCGTCCCGGCGCTGCGCGCGGATTACGTACTGGTGATAAATGTGCGAGGAATTTGGATCGGTGCTGGGCAAGCGAACTGGTGAGTCAGTGCCAGCTAATCCTGCCTTTGAGAAGAATTTCGTGTAGGTTTCCGCATGCTGCTGCCGCTGCCTGTTCCATTTCTCCAAATGCTTCAGCTTCACTGAGAGAACCGCCGCCTGTAATGAATCCAGCCGACTGTTCCAGCCGATTTCTTCGTGGTAATAGCGTTGGCGACTTCCGTGCGCCCGCAACAAGCGAACCCTCGCGGCGAGATCTTCGTCGTTCGTCGTCACTGCCCCCGCATCGCCAAAGGCGCTCAGGTTCTTCGTTGGATAGAAACTGAAGCAAGCGAGTTCAGCGAGTGTTCCAGCGCGGCGACCACGCCATGTAGCGCCGAATGCTTGCGCAGCATCCTCGACGACGACCAGACCAAACTGTTTTGCAAGGTTGCCAAGCGCATCCATGTCGGCGCACTGTCCATAGAGATGCACCGGGAGGATCGCCTTCACACGAACGCGATGCTCGATCTGAGTCTGTACCGAATTGGGATCGAGGTTGTAGGTGTTGGGATCGATGTCGGCGAATACCGGACGCGCACCGATCCGCGTAATCGAGCTCGCCGTCGCGAAGAAGCTGAAGGGAGTAGTGACGACTTCGTCTCCCGGGCCGATACCCGCAGCGGCCAGGGCGAGAAAGATAGCATCGGTTCCTGAGGCGCACCCAATGCAAGAGTTCACTCCCAGAAACTGGGCCGCCCGAGCCTCAAAGTCGCTAACGGCCGGCCCAAGAATGTACTGCTGCGAATCACAAACGCCCTCGATGGCTGCCAGCACCTCGGTTCGAATGGCGGCGTATTGGCGCGACAGGTCGAGCAACGGAACGCCTTTGCGGCGTACCGAATCCGAAGCCCTCTCAACGGGAATTGCCTTTGTCTTCACAGCAACGCGCGATTCTACATCCTGCGATTTTCTCGCTGCCACCACTGTATGAATTCCACTCAAAAATTCCAAAAACCATTGTAAAGACAACTGTTGCTATGGAACTTGGAACTAGCTAATCCCAAGTATTCGACGTCTCGTCCCCACATCGCCGCGCGTGCCTTGGCGCGATTTTGCTCAGCTTGTCACAACTCCAACGCCCGTAAGGAGATAGATGCGATTGTTACGAATCTAGAACAGCGTGTTACGAGTAGCCATTTTTCGGCAAGGAGATTGCATTGTTTGGGTTCGTAGGTTTTCCCAAGGGATATACGGGAATATCTCTCTTCGTCCCATTATGGACATTCAGAACAGGAGAAGGCGAATGGCAACACGTAGATTCTGGAGGGCCCTTGTTGTCGGCTTCTTTTGCACTAGCTTGGCGTTACAGGTCTGGTCTGCTGAATTGACCGCTCGTATCCGAGGCACGGTTACAGACCCAACCGGCGCGGTGGTAGCGAATGCTACGGTCACCGCCACGAACATTGATACGGGAGTCGCTTACAACGCAAAAGCCCAAACTAGCGGAATCTACGAACTCCTGAACCTTCCGGTGGGTACCTATAATCTGGCTGCCACCGCTCCAGGCTTTCAGGCCTTCGCTGTCTCCGGTATCAAATTGAATATCGACCAGCAGTACGTGCAGGACATGAAGTTGAGTATTGGCAGCACGACGGAAAAGGTCGAAGTTCAGGCCAATGCCGTTCAGGTCGACACGACCAACATCCAACTCAGCAACGTGGTCGAAGCGAAGCAGATTGTGGATTTGCCGCTCATCGGGAGAAACTGGACCCAACTCGAACTCATTCAGCCAGGGGTACAAGCTGCCAGCGATCGATTCGGAACCTTCTCCGCGAATGGAAACCAAGCGCAGCAATCGAGCTACCTGATTAATGGCACAGACACGAACGATCTGCCGCTTAACACGGCGCTTTACATCCCCAGTCCGGATGCCCTTTCCCAGTTCAACTTAATCAGTAGCTCGCTGAATCCTGAATATGACCGGAACTCAGGAGCGATTGTCAGCGCTTCCATCAAGAATGGAACTAACCAATATCACGGCGGTGTCTTCGAGTTCTATCGCGACACCTTCCTGAATACGCATAACTTCTTTCAACTGACCGCTCCCAAGTTTCACCAGAATCTTTTCGGCGGAACTTTTGGAGGACCAATCTTCAAGGACAAGGCCTTTTTCTTCTTGTCGTATCAGGGGAATCGGGCAGTGCAGCCGCAGGCAGTCAACAACAACACCGTGTTTACACCAGCCCAACTCCTGGGACAATTTGGAGCGACCTTGAAAGCAAACAAGGTTCCCGGCACGCTTCTAGCGGCCACTGGTTGTGCAGCGGGTTCAACTTGGGCTTCATGTTTCCCTTCGGGCAATATACCCGCTTCGGCATTTAATCCGATATCCGTGGCTCTGACGAAGAAGTACGTGCCCCTTCCGAACGCGGCGAACAACCAATTTCTGTTTAACCCAACCCAACAGACGATTCAGGATCAGGGAATTGCTCGAGTTGACGGCAACGTCAATTCGAACAACCAGCTTTGGGGAGTACTCGTCTTTCAACACGCTCCGTCGAGTCGAGACCTTCCGTTTACCGGTGCCACACTGCCCGGTTTCGGCGATCAGAATAAGTCTGAGGTTCACCAGTACACAGGATCGTGGACCCACCTATTTAGTTCCGCGATGCTGAATGAGTTTCGCCTGGGCTATTCTCGCTTGAACTTCGATGCTGTTGAGCCGCAGCAGCCGGTTCTACCTTCCAGTGTCGGATTCCAGATCACCCCGCAAAACACCCAGTCCGCGGGCTTGCCTCTGATGTCAGTAACTGGGCTTTTCAGTCTTGGATTCAGCAGCAACGGTCCTCAGCCACGTATCGATCAGACTTATCAAGTCACCGACAATTTCTCAAAGATCGTCGGCAATCACTCATTGAAGTTTGGATACGAAGGTCGGCGCTTCAACGTAGACAATCCCTTCTTCGGCCGCAACAACGGTTCGTTTGCGTTCGGCGGAACGGGTCAATACTCGACCGGCAACGCCGGACTGGATTTCCTGCTTGGCAATCCTGACACTTATGGTCAAGGCGCGGGCGGCATTATTAACGCCAATGCCTATGAGCATTACATGTATGGTCAGGATCAATGGAAGGTCCGTGACAACCTTACCCTGACCTACGGTGCCGGATGGCAGATCGATACCCCCTTCCACAACCGTCAGTTCAAGGGGCTTGGTACTAACTGTTTCATTCCGGGACAAACATCAAAGGTATTCCCGACGGCACCGACAGGCCTAAATTATCCAGGGGATCCTGGATGCAACGACGCCAGCGGCGCCAATACAGCTTGGAAGGATGTTGGCCCACGTGTTGGATTTGCTTACGCTCCGAACCTGGGCTTCCTGTCAGGTGGGGAGTCACGCAAGCTCTCGATTCGGGGCGGCTACGGTCTCTACTTCAATCGCACCGAAGAAGAAACCTCGCTGCAGAACCTCGGCGCCCCGCCGTTTGGATTGAGTTCGGCTGGAGCCAATGACACAGGTCCCGCCACAACCGCTCCCGCCTTCGCGAATCCATATCAGGACATCAACAGCGGGACTGCCTTTCCCAACAAGTTTCCTTTCACTTTCCCGACCGCTGGGTCTGCGGTGGACTTCACTAAATTCGAACCAATTGGAATCAGCCTCTACAGCCCACATTTCCGCATTCCCTACTCGGAAAACTTCAACTTAACGATTGAGCGGCAGATGCCCACCAACATCGTGGCACGGATGAGCTATGTTGGCGCGCTTGGACGTCATGAGCAGATCACCTACGAAGGAAATCCGATCACTCAAGCTGGGCATGATGCCTGCCTGATTACTCCTGCGTGCGTTTCTGGTCGCAACAACCAGGTGGTCAATTTCCCCACGCATACTGCCTTTGCGCCAGGAAACCTGATTGCGAGCGCCGGCACTATCGATACCATCGGTGCCTCCAATTACCATTCGCTCCAATTAAGTGCAACCAAGGGCTATACGCATGGACTGCTGTTTCAAGCCAGCTACACCTGGTCTCACGCCATTGATAACGGGTCGAGCTTCGAGAATTCCGGCTTTGGTGGATCAAACCGTGGTTACAACCAATTCGTTCCCGGCTTGAATGTCGGCGACTCGCAGTTCGACGTGCGTCATCGGTTCGTCTTCAGTCCGGTGTATGACGTGCCAAACTGGAGGGCTCTGCCGGGAATGCACTGGCTGCCTGATGTAATCGGCAAGGGATGGGAAATCAGCGGAATTCTGACGTTCGCAACTGGCTTCCCGATCGATATCCGCACCAGCTCCGGCTCACTCTCGCTTTTCTGTTCCAGCAACTTCCAGTTTTATGCGTGCCCGGATGTTCCCAATCAGATCGCTCCAATCAAGGAACTCGATCCGCGCGTGGGTAAGAACTTCTGGTTCGATCCTACGAGCTTTGCGACTGAAGCCGTCGGTACATTTGGCAATACGCACCGCAATCCGCTGCATGGGCCTGGAATCAACAACACAGATGTTGCGATTTTCAAGAACATCTATTTCTGGCCGGGTAGCGAAAGCAAATACGTCCAGCTTCGATTGGAGAGCTACAACGCGTTCAATCACACGCAGTTCTACAACTCAGCTTCTCCGGCGAATATCACCACAACAATAACGAGCGCGAACTTTGGCCGCATCAGCTCAGCGGCTCCTGGTCGTGCGACGCAACTGGCTGCCAAGATCTACTTCTAGGCCGATGTAGAGGCTCCTAGGGCACCGCGATTGCGGTGCCCTTTTTCTTTGGATCCGCCATGGCGAATTCAGTGGCTCATGCGCGTCTGCGTATGCGCATCGCCTCACAGGCAACGATGTGGGACAAGTCGAGGCTGTGTGTACACAAAATGGAAGCTTTCAGGGATTGTTCCGCAAAAACATATCCACAGGTGGGACGAACTGGTGTTGATAAGGGATGTAAGTGGTTGATTTTCATAGCTTAACAAAATTTTACGACTTGGTAACCCGACTGCTCTACCGAAGGAGTCGTTTTCCCTTTTGGGAAGCAGGAGGCGCGAGTTCCCCTTGCTCGCACGGCCAACTCCCTCAGCCTTAAGCTTCGACGCCTTTCCAAACGGGTATTCCAACAAACTTCTCCAGGAGGCAGCATGCAAAGAGTTCGCTTCGTTAGCGGAAGCACTGTCCGGCGATTGGTGGCGCTTCTTAGTCTGGCGTTTTTGATCACAGCACCACTGTTCGCGCAGTCAGCGGCTCGTATTGAAGGTACTGTGCAGGATCCCAATGGCGCGGTGATTGCAAACGCCAAGATTTCTGCCGTAAACATAAAGACTCAGGCCCACTTTGAGGCCGCCACAAGCGATCACGGGCAATTTGTTCTTCCGTCCGTGCCACCTGGGATTTATTCGCTCACGATCGAATCCCCGGGCTTTCAGAAGCAGATTGTTGAAAACGTGGAAGTGAACGTCGGAGCAGTCGTCCCTGCGCTTATCCATCTCAAGGTTGGGCAGGCTCTTGACACAATTACGGTCGAAGCCAACGCGCTTACAGTCCAAACCACTTCTTCTGAAATCTCGCGTCAGATCACGATTCGTGACATCGACACCCTTCCGCAGCTCGGCAGAACTCCAATTACGCTTGCCGCCTTCCAACCCGGTGTTCAGCTCAATCCCGGCGATGTCACCTTTTCGCACGTGAACGGACAGAGGGGAGGGAGCAACAACTCCTCGCTCGATG is part of the Terriglobales bacterium genome and encodes:
- a CDS encoding carboxypeptidase regulatory-like domain-containing protein, translating into MRQHFLHKAIAGLGFVLMALAGVMAQVTSRGTVSGTVTDPSGALVANAAVVLTEPATDVSRRSTTNSAGIYRFDAVDLGTYVVEVQAPGFRTVRKSGLEVQAARQLEVDFTLNVGGGSEIINVEASAAEVSLQTSEQVRSEHISSRAVTNLPLIGLDSLTLAMTAPGVVVSPNGNINQNGTLVFTVNGQRPRGNNFLIDGVENNDISVTGPAYTITNPDAVEEVNVQTSNFTAEFGRAGGGIINQITKSGTNSLHGTAAYAYTGNVFKALNYNQKIGGITRPPRDVHNIPWFSIGGPVVFPHLYNGKSKTFFFAAAQWDREFGKATTNIRIPTDNGVAALTPLAATCPNVALYLKALGSVRGATSLSNILIQSPSATGSCNGSARTGQSVETGLFVRVASAAIPDNNHQIRVDHIASDRQSLSFRWLYDSNTNDPGFNTNGVVGVLPGFDNSFTGKTLGGTFSDTYTFSPTVTNEFRFNYGRIGFNFPPASTDAFHNTLQSYAISGIAGFGLATNIPQFRFANNWQYADAVTMVRGKHSFKVGGDFLRQLARQHPPFNERGSLTFGSSTGATAFANYIDDFGGSSGSLNRLFGNSVYYPNLFRQSYFFQDSWKVTQDLTLNLGLRYENYGTPANIFTIAAFTNYDPVNFATPHKVDPDNNNFAPTVGFAWSPSNRLFGEHKTVIRGGFQTTYDSQFNNLLSNIAGSTPNAIGGTITSSTTGRGTPNFSGLFSGIQPTPLTKATAQSNLFPQKLVNPYTDRWSLGVQRELPAGLILDVSYVGSISKKQYRTIDVNPVVNTATGDRLHPELQITAPTSAANIAIRRGEGIRTIRASSANGNYNGLQTQVRRNFSSTPLGNFLLSANYTYGHSLDEISDVFNQLSNASSFQSVSEVLGVSPRIDYADSDFDFRHSSVISWVWDLRGPKTGVLGQILGGWTLAGIERFESGFPYTVHNGTDRNNDGQAGPDRPDIGNLSAPLNTRAVINAACATGYANPDAGNACVAASAVHFIEGLGLPTGNTVRRNSVHGKGLDRLDLNIRKAFPITERFKLQYAVEMLNAMNTVNLTSVPNRTVNGSSAGTFLDVTQLNSTGRSMRMSLRLAW
- a CDS encoding DegT/DnrJ/EryC1/StrS family aminotransferase, encoding MKTKAIPVERASDSVRRKGVPLLDLSRQYAAIRTEVLAAIEGVCDSQQYILGPAVSDFEARAAQFLGVNSCIGCASGTDAIFLALAAAGIGPGDEVVTTPFSFFATASSITRIGARPVFADIDPNTYNLDPNSVQTQIEHRVRVKAILPVHLYGQCADMDALGNLAKQFGLVVVEDAAQAFGATWRGRRAGTLAELACFSFYPTKNLSAFGDAGAVTTNDEDLAARVRLLRAHGSRQRYYHEEIGWNSRLDSLQAAVLSVKLKHLEKWNRQRQQHAETYTKFFSKAGLAGTDSPVRLPSTDPNSSHIYHQYVIRAQRRDELRKFLIDRGIGSEVFYPVPLHRQKCFDYLGYGEGSLPVAEAAAREVLALPMFAELRDDELRTVVNAVAEFYS
- a CDS encoding carboxypeptidase-like regulatory domain-containing protein, whose translation is MATRRFWRALVVGFFCTSLALQVWSAELTARIRGTVTDPTGAVVANATVTATNIDTGVAYNAKAQTSGIYELLNLPVGTYNLAATAPGFQAFAVSGIKLNIDQQYVQDMKLSIGSTTEKVEVQANAVQVDTTNIQLSNVVEAKQIVDLPLIGRNWTQLELIQPGVQAASDRFGTFSANGNQAQQSSYLINGTDTNDLPLNTALYIPSPDALSQFNLISSSLNPEYDRNSGAIVSASIKNGTNQYHGGVFEFYRDTFLNTHNFFQLTAPKFHQNLFGGTFGGPIFKDKAFFFLSYQGNRAVQPQAVNNNTVFTPAQLLGQFGATLKANKVPGTLLAATGCAAGSTWASCFPSGNIPASAFNPISVALTKKYVPLPNAANNQFLFNPTQQTIQDQGIARVDGNVNSNNQLWGVLVFQHAPSSRDLPFTGATLPGFGDQNKSEVHQYTGSWTHLFSSAMLNEFRLGYSRLNFDAVEPQQPVLPSSVGFQITPQNTQSAGLPLMSVTGLFSLGFSSNGPQPRIDQTYQVTDNFSKIVGNHSLKFGYEGRRFNVDNPFFGRNNGSFAFGGTGQYSTGNAGLDFLLGNPDTYGQGAGGIINANAYEHYMYGQDQWKVRDNLTLTYGAGWQIDTPFHNRQFKGLGTNCFIPGQTSKVFPTAPTGLNYPGDPGCNDASGANTAWKDVGPRVGFAYAPNLGFLSGGESRKLSIRGGYGLYFNRTEEETSLQNLGAPPFGLSSAGANDTGPATTAPAFANPYQDINSGTAFPNKFPFTFPTAGSAVDFTKFEPIGISLYSPHFRIPYSENFNLTIERQMPTNIVARMSYVGALGRHEQITYEGNPITQAGHDACLITPACVSGRNNQVVNFPTHTAFAPGNLIASAGTIDTIGASNYHSLQLSATKGYTHGLLFQASYTWSHAIDNGSSFENSGFGGSNRGYNQFVPGLNVGDSQFDVRHRFVFSPVYDVPNWRALPGMHWLPDVIGKGWEISGILTFATGFPIDIRTSSGSLSLFCSSNFQFYACPDVPNQIAPIKELDPRVGKNFWFDPTSFATEAVGTFGNTHRNPLHGPGINNTDVAIFKNIYFWPGSESKYVQLRLESYNAFNHTQFYNSASPANITTTITSANFGRISSAAPGRATQLAAKIYF